From Meiothermus sp., a single genomic window includes:
- a CDS encoding low molecular weight protein-tyrosine-phosphatase, translated as MTRVLFVCMGNICRSPMAEGILRKKLRERGLEGQFEVDSCGTGGWHQGEPADPRTEQVLARYNALFPHTARKVRAEDLERFDHIFVMDQDNLHTLERMFPAHKGKARLLLDLNGGGEVPDPYYGGLEQFEQVYRMLDEALEVFLQTHAPR; from the coding sequence ATGACGCGCGTGCTCTTCGTCTGCATGGGCAACATCTGCCGCAGCCCCATGGCCGAGGGCATCCTGCGCAAAAAGCTGCGCGAGCGCGGCCTGGAAGGGCAGTTCGAGGTAGACTCCTGCGGCACCGGCGGCTGGCACCAGGGCGAGCCCGCCGACCCGCGCACCGAGCAGGTTCTAGCCAGGTACAATGCCCTTTTCCCCCACACCGCCCGCAAGGTACGGGCCGAGGACTTGGAGCGTTTCGACCACATCTTCGTAATGGATCAAGATAACCTGCACACCCTCGAGCGCATGTTCCCGGCACACAAAGGCAAGGCCCGGCTGCTTCTGGATCTGAACGGCGGGGGCGAGGTGCCCGACCCCTACTATGGCGGTCTGGAGCAGTTCGAGCAGGTCTACCGGATGCTGGACGAGGCGCTGGAGGTGTTTTTGCAAACCCATGCACCCCGCTGA
- the glpK gene encoding glycerol kinase GlpK, which yields MPYILALDQGTTSSRAIVFDLEGQPRAMAQQEFVQHFPQPGWVEHDPLEIWQTQLQVAREAIQQAAIQPGEIVAIGITNQRETTVLWERATGKPVSRAIVWQDRRTAPICDELRQGGYESVFRQKTGLVLDAYFSGTKVKWLLENVPGLRERAGKGELCFGTIDSWLIYNLTGGQVHATDVSNASRTLLFNLHTLRWDEHLLGILGIPKALLPEVRPSAGLFGETVPELFGAAIPIAGVAGDQQAALFGQACFAPGMAKNTYGTGCFMLMNTGQTQVESKRGLLTTLAWQLEGAPPEYALEGSVFVAGAVVQWLRDGLGLIQTSSEVEPLARQVQSTEGVYLVPAFVGLGAPHWDPYARGTIVGLTRGSTKAHIARAALEAIAYQSRDVLEAMEADSGLPLSELRVDGGATINDLLMQFQADLLGTKVVRPKVTETTALGAAYLAGVGVGMLSKEQIAERWAVQKRFEPVMPQETRERLYAGWKKALERAKNWAEG from the coding sequence ATGCCCTACATCCTTGCGCTAGACCAGGGAACCACCAGCAGCCGGGCCATTGTGTTCGACCTCGAGGGCCAGCCCAGGGCTATGGCCCAGCAGGAGTTCGTGCAGCACTTCCCCCAGCCGGGCTGGGTCGAGCACGACCCTTTGGAAATCTGGCAGACCCAGCTTCAAGTAGCCCGCGAGGCCATCCAACAAGCCGCCATCCAGCCCGGCGAGATTGTGGCCATCGGCATTACCAACCAGCGCGAGACCACCGTGCTGTGGGAGCGGGCCACCGGCAAGCCGGTTTCCAGGGCCATCGTCTGGCAAGACCGCCGCACCGCGCCCATCTGCGATGAACTGCGCCAAGGCGGCTACGAAAGCGTGTTCCGCCAGAAAACCGGCCTGGTGCTGGATGCCTATTTTTCCGGCACCAAGGTCAAGTGGCTCCTGGAAAACGTGCCGGGGCTGCGCGAGCGGGCCGGGAAGGGCGAGCTGTGCTTTGGCACCATCGATAGCTGGTTGATCTACAATCTGACCGGGGGCCAGGTACACGCCACCGACGTGTCCAACGCCTCGCGAACCCTGCTCTTCAACCTGCACACCCTGCGCTGGGACGAGCATCTGCTGGGCATTTTGGGCATTCCCAAGGCGCTCTTGCCGGAGGTACGGCCCTCGGCGGGGCTTTTTGGCGAGACGGTTCCGGAGCTATTTGGGGCGGCCATCCCGATAGCGGGCGTAGCGGGCGACCAGCAGGCGGCACTCTTTGGGCAGGCTTGTTTTGCCCCCGGTATGGCCAAAAATACCTACGGCACCGGCTGCTTCATGCTGATGAACACTGGCCAGACGCAGGTGGAGTCGAAGCGCGGCCTCCTGACCACGCTGGCCTGGCAGCTCGAGGGGGCGCCGCCCGAGTACGCCCTGGAGGGCTCGGTGTTCGTGGCCGGGGCGGTGGTGCAGTGGCTGCGGGATGGCCTGGGCCTAATCCAGACCTCGAGCGAGGTTGAACCCCTGGCCCGCCAGGTGCAAAGTACCGAGGGGGTGTATCTGGTGCCCGCCTTTGTGGGGCTCGGGGCACCCCACTGGGATCCCTACGCCCGTGGAACCATCGTGGGCCTGACCCGCGGCAGCACCAAGGCGCACATCGCCCGGGCGGCCCTCGAGGCCATTGCCTACCAGAGCCGGGATGTGCTGGAAGCCATGGAGGCCGACTCGGGGCTGCCGCTTTCCGAGCTGCGGGTGGATGGCGGGGCCACCATCAACGACCTCCTGATGCAGTTCCAGGCCGACCTTCTGGGCACAAAGGTGGTGCGGCCTAAGGTGACCGAGACCACCGCGCTGGGGGCGGCCTACCTGGCGGGGGTGGGGGTGGGGATGCTCTCCAAGGAACAGATTGCCGAGCGCTGGGCGGTGCAGAAACGCTTTGAGCCCGTCATGCCGCAGGAGACGCGGGAGCGGCTTTATGCCGGCTGGAAAAAGGCCCTCGAGCGGGCTAAAAACTGGGCAGAAGGCTAG
- a CDS encoding dolichyl-phosphate-mannose-protein mannosyltransferase, which produces MDFKELANKAREAAENALKQAESKFNEVKANLDKDGDGVPDQLEGVMNQAKQAAEQAKAKFEELKANLDKDGDGVPDQLKHLSEQARHAAEQARAKAEELAKAAQERLGKKS; this is translated from the coding sequence ATGGATTTCAAAGAACTGGCCAACAAGGCCCGCGAGGCAGCGGAGAACGCCCTCAAGCAGGCCGAAAGCAAATTCAACGAAGTAAAGGCCAACCTCGACAAGGACGGCGACGGGGTGCCGGATCAGCTCGAGGGGGTCATGAATCAGGCCAAACAAGCCGCCGAGCAGGCCAAAGCCAAGTTTGAGGAGCTCAAAGCTAACCTCGACAAAGACGGCGACGGGGTACCCGACCAGCTCAAGCACCTAAGCGAACAAGCCCGGCACGCTGCCGAACAGGCCAGGGCCAAGGCCGAGGAGCTGGCCAAGGCCGCCCAGGAGCGCCTGGGCAAGAAAAGCTAG
- a CDS encoding DUF4388 domain-containing protein: MDGTFELLGPLEILQLLSQARQTGAFKVPGGEVYLERGQPVHAQYRGKTGKDGLLEILALKEGRFRYLKGERAKQSSLQGSLDNYLLEAIRFLDARLDLSPFDQVQLTDANRTTHLTLSPDEFELLRHMNKPISLFDLAAISGIASEVVNLNVSRLARLGLVQITARTPRTVRLVVGRLEGSSAARLDTDLLRAWRSYYGSFRQVEVRTEERILQMPIEAKSNAGPQLLLSSDALFFHNLRVGQEVLVWPSL; this comes from the coding sequence ATGGATGGTACCTTCGAACTTCTAGGCCCCCTCGAAATCTTGCAGTTGCTCTCGCAAGCTAGACAGACGGGAGCCTTCAAGGTTCCCGGGGGCGAGGTGTACCTCGAGCGGGGCCAGCCGGTACACGCCCAGTACAGGGGCAAAACAGGTAAGGACGGGCTGCTGGAAATTCTGGCCCTCAAGGAGGGCAGGTTTCGCTACCTGAAGGGCGAGCGGGCCAAGCAGTCGAGTTTGCAGGGTTCCCTGGATAACTACCTGCTCGAGGCCATCCGCTTCCTGGATGCCCGCCTCGACCTGAGCCCCTTCGACCAGGTGCAGCTTACCGATGCCAACCGCACCACTCACCTCACCCTTTCGCCCGACGAGTTCGAGCTGCTCAGGCACATGAACAAGCCCATCAGCCTCTTTGACCTTGCAGCCATCAGTGGGATCGCCAGCGAGGTGGTCAATCTCAACGTAAGTCGGTTGGCCCGGCTGGGGCTAGTACAGATCACCGCCCGCACCCCGCGCACGGTTCGATTGGTGGTAGGCCGCCTGGAGGGCTCGAGCGCAGCCCGCCTCGATACCGATCTCCTCCGAGCCTGGCGCAGCTATTACGGTTCCTTCAGGCAGGTTGAAGTTCGCACCGAAGAACGCATCCTGCAGATGCCCATCGAGGCCAAAAGCAACGCCGGGCCGCAGCTTTTGCTCTCCTCCGATGCTCTGTTTTTCCACAACCTGCGGGTCGGGCAGGAGGTACTGGTCTGGCCGTCGTTGTAA
- the glnA gene encoding type I glutamate--ammonia ligase yields MARTKQDILQELKDHQVRFLRLQFTDILGINKVVELPVTQFEKALDGEIMFDGSSIEGFGRTEVEESDMLLKPDYNTFVIYPRELEPTTKGPVARLICDIAYPDGKPFEGDPRQVLKRQIERAQKKGFDNLYVGSEVEFFLFDRSPEGSPTIHTYDRAGYFDLAPTDKGEEARRDMVDMLVRMGLQLEAAHHEGAPGQHEIDLKYTDALQAADHLTTFKFVAKRIAINHGLHATFMPKPIAGINGSGLHFHLSLFKNGENAFYEPRGKLEAWPHQLSKTALQFIAGLFEHAEGMAAITNPLVNSYKRLTPGYEAPTSVAWSVSHRSAMIRIPKRRGAGTRAEFRFPDPSCNPYLALAVILGAGLEGIESNLTPPPPIERDVYELSVRDRRKYRVSEMPGTLREALEALQKDRVVRGALGEQIYRDFLHAKQVEWNSYRIAVHQWELEQYLAEY; encoded by the coding sequence ATGGCACGAACCAAGCAGGACATCCTGCAAGAACTCAAGGATCATCAGGTGCGTTTCTTGCGTTTGCAGTTTACCGATATTCTGGGCATCAACAAGGTCGTCGAACTACCCGTCACCCAGTTCGAGAAAGCGCTGGACGGCGAGATCATGTTCGATGGTTCTTCCATCGAGGGCTTTGGCCGCACCGAGGTCGAAGAGTCGGACATGCTGCTGAAGCCGGACTACAACACCTTTGTCATCTACCCCAGGGAACTCGAGCCCACCACCAAAGGCCCCGTGGCCCGCCTGATCTGCGATATTGCCTACCCCGATGGCAAGCCCTTCGAGGGCGACCCCCGGCAGGTGCTCAAACGGCAGATCGAGCGGGCTCAGAAAAAGGGCTTCGATAACCTATACGTGGGGAGTGAGGTAGAGTTTTTTCTGTTTGATCGCAGCCCCGAAGGCAGCCCCACCATCCACACCTACGACCGGGCCGGCTACTTCGACCTAGCCCCCACCGACAAGGGTGAGGAAGCCCGGCGCGATATGGTGGACATGCTGGTGAGGATGGGCTTACAGCTCGAGGCCGCCCACCATGAAGGCGCCCCCGGCCAGCACGAGATTGACCTCAAATACACCGATGCCCTGCAGGCCGCCGATCATCTGACCACCTTTAAGTTCGTGGCCAAACGCATTGCCATCAACCACGGACTGCACGCCACCTTCATGCCCAAGCCCATTGCCGGCATCAACGGCTCGGGCCTGCATTTTCACCTCTCGCTCTTCAAAAACGGCGAGAATGCTTTTTATGAGCCCAGAGGAAAGCTCGAGGCCTGGCCCCATCAGCTCTCCAAAACCGCTCTGCAATTTATCGCCGGTCTTTTTGAGCACGCCGAGGGCATGGCCGCCATCACCAATCCGTTGGTCAACTCCTACAAGCGCCTGACCCCTGGCTATGAGGCTCCTACCAGTGTGGCCTGGTCGGTCTCGCACCGCAGTGCCATGATTCGGATTCCCAAACGGCGCGGCGCGGGCACCCGGGCAGAGTTCCGCTTTCCCGACCCCTCCTGCAACCCCTACCTGGCCCTGGCGGTGATTCTGGGCGCGGGCCTCGAGGGCATCGAGAGCAACCTTACCCCCCCACCCCCCATCGAACGCGACGTGTACGAGCTTTCGGTACGGGATAGGCGCAAGTATCGGGTCAGCGAGATGCCCGGAACTCTGCGCGAGGCCCTGGAAGCACTGCAAAAAGATCGGGTGGTGCGGGGCGCCTTGGGCGAACAGATCTACCGGGATTTTCTGCACGCCAAGCAGGTAGAGTGGAACTCGTACCGCATTGCTGTACACCAGTGGGAGCTCGAGCAATATCTGGCCGAATACTGA
- a CDS encoding fructosamine kinase family protein, with translation MHPAELLRQARLKEYPLQPLSGGDMGQVWRAGPYVVKTHPSPPAGLFQAEARGLFALFQAGIRVPEVYWASHEGLVMEYLPPGEPDWAKLARMLAGLHQLRPPTYGWDDRVFLGRFELPSGTHKDWQTFWLEKRIQPLLEATRNTLGPLLPRVEALFKKPLPQEGPALIHGDLWQGNVLHAQGGPALLDPSVWWGERAVDLAMMTLFGGFPAQFWKFYRTLYPIPPEVEQALPRYQIYYLLVHVHFFGSSYLPLLQRTLEAAS, from the coding sequence ATGCACCCCGCTGAACTGCTGCGCCAGGCCCGGCTCAAGGAATACCCCCTCCAGCCCCTTTCGGGCGGCGATATGGGCCAGGTCTGGCGGGCCGGGCCCTACGTGGTCAAAACCCACCCCAGCCCCCCTGCGGGCCTGTTCCAGGCCGAGGCAAGGGGGCTTTTTGCCCTCTTCCAAGCGGGTATTCGCGTCCCCGAGGTGTACTGGGCCAGCCACGAGGGGCTGGTCATGGAATACCTGCCGCCGGGCGAGCCAGACTGGGCAAAGCTGGCCCGGATGCTGGCCGGTCTGCACCAACTGCGCCCCCCGACCTATGGCTGGGACGACCGGGTCTTTCTGGGCCGTTTTGAGCTACCGAGCGGCACTCACAAGGACTGGCAAACCTTCTGGCTCGAAAAGCGCATCCAGCCCCTGCTGGAAGCCACCCGGAATACGTTGGGGCCGCTTTTGCCCCGGGTTGAGGCCTTGTTCAAAAAGCCCTTGCCCCAAGAGGGCCCGGCCCTGATCCACGGCGATCTGTGGCAGGGCAATGTGCTGCATGCCCAGGGCGGCCCGGCCCTGCTCGACCCCTCGGTCTGGTGGGGCGAACGGGCGGTAGACCTGGCCATGATGACCCTGTTCGGCGGCTTTCCGGCCCAGTTCTGGAAGTTTTACCGCACGCTTTATCCCATTCCCCCAGAGGTGGAGCAGGCGCTTCCGCGCTACCAGATCTACTATCTGCTGGTACACGTGCATTTTTTTGGCTCGAGCTACCTGCCCTTGCTGCAGCGCACCCTCGAGGCCGCATCCTAA
- a CDS encoding sorbosone dehydrogenase family protein has product MRTMVCFVLLALSLASAQSIQLIPVANNLSRPLFLTYPPDDTGRLFIVEQGGTIRILQEGRLLAEPFLDVSGLVSCCGERGLLGLAFHPNFRQNNLFFINYTNRNGHTVVARYRASGNRADAASAQILLTIEQPYANHNGGMIAFGPDGMLYIGMGDGGAGGDPLNAGQRLDTLLGKILRIDVNRSEGNRAYAIPTDNPTLAGRKSEIWSYGWRNPWRFSFDRQTGDMWIADVGQNAVEEVHFQPASSKGGENYGWRIMEGDRCFNPPQNCNREGLVMPILTYTHDQGRSITGGYRYRGSAMPAFRGAYFYADYVSGRIWAATPQGDRWQSREILRTDLNISSFGEDAAGELYVIDHRGAVYRMAQR; this is encoded by the coding sequence ATGCGAACAATGGTCTGTTTTGTCCTGTTGGCACTCAGTCTGGCGTCTGCCCAAAGCATTCAACTGATTCCTGTGGCCAATAACCTCAGCCGTCCGTTGTTTCTAACATACCCGCCCGACGACACCGGACGGCTGTTCATTGTGGAGCAAGGCGGCACCATTCGCATTCTGCAAGAAGGGCGGCTGCTGGCCGAGCCTTTCTTGGATGTAAGCGGTCTGGTTTCCTGCTGCGGCGAACGGGGTCTGCTGGGGTTGGCTTTCCACCCCAACTTTCGCCAAAACAACCTCTTTTTTATCAACTACACCAACCGTAACGGCCACACCGTGGTTGCCCGCTACCGCGCCAGTGGCAACCGCGCCGATGCGGCTTCAGCCCAAATTCTCCTCACCATCGAACAACCCTACGCCAACCACAACGGGGGCATGATTGCCTTTGGCCCCGACGGCATGCTCTACATTGGCATGGGCGACGGGGGGGCTGGGGGCGACCCGCTCAACGCCGGGCAGCGGCTCGACACCCTGCTGGGCAAAATTCTTCGCATAGATGTAAACCGCAGCGAGGGCAACCGGGCCTATGCGATTCCTACCGATAACCCCACCCTGGCCGGGCGCAAAAGCGAAATCTGGTCGTATGGCTGGCGCAACCCCTGGCGCTTCAGCTTCGACCGCCAGACCGGCGATATGTGGATTGCCGATGTGGGCCAGAATGCCGTGGAGGAGGTACACTTCCAACCCGCTAGCAGCAAGGGAGGCGAGAACTACGGCTGGCGCATCATGGAGGGTGATCGGTGCTTTAATCCACCCCAAAACTGTAACCGCGAGGGGTTGGTGATGCCCATACTAACTTACACCCACGACCAGGGCCGCTCCATCACCGGGGGCTACCGCTACCGGGGCAGTGCCATGCCCGCTTTTCGCGGGGCCTACTTCTACGCCGATTACGTGAGTGGCCGCATCTGGGCCGCCACCCCGCAAGGGGATCGCTGGCAGAGCCGGGAAATCCTCCGAACCGACCTGAACATCAGCTCCTTTGGCGAGGACGCCGCCGGCGAGCTGTATGTGATTGACCACCGCGGCGCCGTCTACCGCATGGCCCAGCGGTAA